In one Pseudomonas fitomaticsae genomic region, the following are encoded:
- the rsmB gene encoding 16S rRNA (cytosine(967)-C(5))-methyltransferase RsmB → MNPRLAAAKALAAVLSGKASLNSSLPTQLDKVEDRDRGFTQDLAFGTARWQPRLSALAEKLLQKPFKAADADVEALLLVGLYQLLYTRVPPHAAIGETVGCADKLKKPWAKGLLNAVLRNAQREHEAIFAELERDPVVRTAHPRWLQKSLKAFWPEQWEAICEANNAHPPMILRVNRRHHSRDAYLGLLTEAGIAAKACTFSRDGIVLDAAADVRSLPGFAEGWISVQDEAAQLAADLLDLAPGQRVLDACCAPGGKTCHILEAEPALAGVVAVDLEAKRLVRVKENLERLGLSAELIAADGRDTAAWWDGKPFQRILLDAPCSATGVIRRHPDIKLTRQADDIAALAQLQGELLDAMWKTLEVGGILLYATCSTLPTENTEVIAAFLERTPGARELDLATQAGIKQPHGRQLLAQQGGHDGFYYAKLIKIAAARG, encoded by the coding sequence ATGAACCCGCGTCTGGCCGCCGCCAAGGCACTCGCCGCTGTCCTGAGCGGCAAGGCTTCGCTCAACAGCTCCCTGCCGACCCAACTGGACAAGGTCGAAGATCGCGATCGCGGCTTCACCCAGGACCTGGCGTTCGGTACCGCCCGTTGGCAGCCACGTTTGTCGGCGCTGGCGGAAAAACTGCTGCAGAAGCCGTTCAAGGCGGCGGACGCCGATGTCGAGGCATTGCTGCTGGTCGGTCTCTATCAACTGCTCTACACCCGCGTCCCGCCGCACGCCGCTATCGGCGAAACCGTCGGTTGCGCCGACAAGCTGAAAAAGCCGTGGGCTAAAGGTCTGCTCAACGCCGTGCTGCGCAACGCCCAACGTGAGCATGAGGCGATCTTCGCCGAACTAGAGCGCGACCCGGTGGTGCGCACCGCCCACCCGCGCTGGCTGCAAAAATCCCTCAAGGCCTTCTGGCCTGAGCAATGGGAAGCGATCTGCGAGGCCAACAACGCGCATCCGCCGATGATCCTGCGGGTCAATCGCCGTCATCACAGCCGCGACGCCTACCTTGGTCTGCTGACTGAAGCGGGCATCGCCGCGAAGGCGTGCACCTTCAGCCGCGACGGCATCGTCCTCGACGCTGCCGCCGACGTGCGCAGCCTGCCGGGTTTCGCCGAGGGCTGGATCAGTGTGCAGGACGAAGCCGCGCAACTGGCCGCCGACCTGCTCGACCTCGCGCCGGGCCAGCGAGTGCTGGACGCCTGCTGTGCACCGGGCGGCAAGACGTGCCACATCCTCGAAGCCGAACCGGCGCTGGCCGGTGTGGTGGCGGTGGATCTGGAAGCCAAGCGTCTGGTGCGGGTGAAGGAAAACCTAGAACGCCTCGGTCTGAGCGCCGAACTGATCGCCGCCGACGGTCGCGACACGGCCGCGTGGTGGGACGGCAAACCGTTCCAGCGCATCCTGCTCGACGCGCCGTGCTCGGCCACCGGGGTGATCCGCCGCCATCCGGACATCAAGCTGACCCGTCAGGCCGACGACATCGCCGCCCTCGCGCAACTGCAAGGCGAACTGCTCGACGCGATGTGGAAAACCCTCGAAGTGGGCGGCATCCTGCTCTACGCCACCTGCTCGACCTTGCCGACCGAGAACACCGAAGTGATCGCCGCGTTCCTTGAGCGTACGCCGGGTGCCCGGGAACTGGATCTGGCCACTCAGGCCGGGATCAAGCAACCCCATGGTCGCCAATTGCTGGCCCAGCAGGGCGGGCATGACGGGTTCTACTACGCCAAGCTGATCAAGATCGCTGCCGCGCGCGGCTAA
- the fmt gene encoding methionyl-tRNA formyltransferase, giving the protein MTEPLRIVFAGTPEFAAEHLKALLDSPYEIVAVYTQPDRPAGRGQKLMPSPVKQLALENNIQVLQPPTLRNADAQAELAALKPDLMVVVAYGLILPQAVLDIPRLGCINSHASLLPRWRGAAPIQRAVEAGDAESGVTVMRMEAGLDTGPMLLKVVTPISAEDTGGSLHDRLAEMGPPAVVQAIAGLAAGTLEGEVQNDELATYAHKLNKDEARIDWSRPAVELERLVRAFNPWPITHSTLNGEALKVLAATLAEGKGAPGTILGASKDGLLVACGEQALCLTRLQLPGGKALNFSDLFNSRREKFATGTVLGAAVDAQ; this is encoded by the coding sequence ATGACTGAGCCACTGCGCATCGTTTTTGCCGGCACCCCGGAATTCGCCGCCGAACACCTCAAGGCCCTGCTGGACAGCCCTTACGAGATCGTTGCGGTCTACACCCAACCGGATCGCCCGGCCGGTCGTGGGCAAAAACTGATGCCGAGCCCGGTCAAACAGCTCGCCCTGGAAAACAATATCCAGGTGTTGCAGCCGCCGACCCTGCGCAACGCTGACGCTCAGGCCGAGCTCGCTGCGCTGAAACCGGATTTGATGGTGGTGGTGGCCTACGGCCTGATCCTGCCGCAAGCGGTGCTGGATATTCCGCGTCTGGGTTGCATCAACAGCCACGCCTCGCTGCTGCCACGCTGGCGCGGTGCGGCGCCGATCCAGCGTGCCGTGGAAGCGGGCGATGCCGAGAGCGGCGTGACCGTGATGCGCATGGAGGCCGGCCTGGATACCGGGCCGATGCTGCTCAAGGTCGTGACCCCGATCAGCGCCGAAGACACCGGCGGCAGTCTCCATGATCGCCTCGCCGAAATGGGCCCGCCCGCCGTCGTGCAAGCGATTGCCGGTCTGGCCGCCGGCACCCTGGAAGGCGAAGTGCAGAACGATGAGCTCGCCACCTACGCCCACAAACTGAACAAGGACGAGGCACGCATCGACTGGAGCCGTCCGGCCGTCGAGCTGGAACGTCTGGTCCGCGCCTTCAACCCATGGCCGATCACTCACAGCACGCTCAACGGCGAAGCGCTGAAAGTGCTGGCGGCGACACTGGCCGAAGGCAAAGGCGCACCGGGCACCATTCTCGGCGCCAGCAAGGACGGTTTGCTCGTCGCCTGTGGCGAACAGGCGCTCTGCCTGACCCGCCTGCAATTGCCCGGCGGCAAGGCGCTGAACTTCAGCGACCTGTTCAACAGCCGTCGTGAGAAATTCGCCACCGGCACCGTGCTGGGCGCAGCGGTGGACGCGCAATGA
- the def gene encoding peptide deformylase encodes MAILNILEFPDPRLRTIAKPVAVVDDEVRQLVDDMFETMYEAPGIGLAATQVNVHKRIVVMDLSEDRTEPRVFINPEFESLTDEMEQYQEGCLSVPGFYENVDRPQKVKIKALDRDGNPYELIAEGLLAVCIQHECDHLNGKLFVDYLSTLKRDRIKKKLEKQHRQNA; translated from the coding sequence TTTTGAACATCCTCGAATTTCCGGACCCGCGTCTGCGCACTATCGCCAAACCTGTGGCTGTAGTGGACGACGAAGTGCGTCAGCTGGTCGATGATATGTTTGAAACAATGTATGAAGCGCCGGGCATCGGCCTTGCCGCGACCCAGGTCAACGTGCACAAACGTATCGTCGTGATGGACCTTTCCGAAGACCGCACCGAACCGCGGGTGTTCATCAACCCCGAGTTCGAATCGCTGACCGACGAAATGGAGCAATACCAGGAAGGCTGCCTCTCGGTGCCGGGCTTCTACGAAAACGTCGACCGCCCGCAGAAGGTCAAGATCAAGGCTCTGGACCGCGACGGCAATCCTTACGAACTGATCGCCGAAGGCCTGCTCGCGGTGTGCATCCAGCACGAATGCGACCACCTCAACGGCAAGTTGTTCGTCGATTACCTGTCCACGCTCAAACGCGACCGGATCAAGAAGAAACTGGAAAAGCAGCACCGCCAGAACGCTTGA